The following is a genomic window from Moorella sp. Hama-1.
AGGAATTCATGGTGTTATTTTTGATGAAAACCAGCGGGGGGCCATAAGGGGGCGGCTGGTTTTTTCTATTCCTTTTTATCCTGGTTTTGTCTTTTGACTGGAGGAGGGTTGCATTGTTGGCTGCGGCGACAGAAAAGTTAGAGTTACGCCGGGAGGTCACCGTCTGGGGCTCCTATATGTGGGGTTACGCCGATGTCGGTGCCGATATCTACGCCGCCCTGGGCCTGGTCATGCTCTGGGCTAAAGGGGCTACCGGCCTGGCCTTCGCCCTGGCCGGGCTGGTGTATATTATGATCGGGCTGGCCTATACCGAACTGGCCGCTACCTACCCCGTGGCCGGCGGGGGGCAATTCTTTACCCTGCGCGGGCTGGGCGATTTCTGGGGCTTTGTGGCCGGATCGGCCTTATTACTGGACTATACCATCGATATTGCCCTCTTTGCTACTGCTTCCGCCGGCTATATCAACTTCTTTTTGCCTTATCTATTTGGCATCAATGTTGATTCCCTGGCTATTAGCATCGGGCCCCTGCACCACGTCAACCTGGTCTGGATGGCCGAAGCCCTGGTCCTGGTAATCTTTCTTATCGCCCTCAATATCCGGGGGATGCGGGAATCCTCATTGCTCAACGAAATCCTGGGAGCCATTGATATCCTGACGGAATCGACCATTATTGTCTTTGGCTTCCTTTTTGCCTGGCGGCCGGAACTCCTGGCCCACCAGTGGCTCACCCAGTTCCCCACTTTTAAAGAATTTGCCTACGGTTCCTCCCTGGCCATCATCTCCTTCGTCGGCCTGGAATCCATTTCCCAGGCGGCCCAAGAAACCAAACGGCCGGCAACGGTTGTGCCCCGGACCTCTGTCGGCCTGATCTTCACCGTATTTATCTTTGCTACTGCTTTTTCCACCATGAGCCTGGGGGTCCTGCCCTGGCAGGATATTGCTGAGGCCGTCGGCGACCCGGTGGCTACCCTGGCCCATGCCATCCCCTTTATTGGCATTATTGCCGGCCCCTTTGCCGCCCTACTCGGGGCCACCATCCTGCTGATCTCGGCCAACTCCGGCGTCATGAGTGCCTCACGGCTTACCTTCGCCATGAGCCAGTTTCACTTTATCAGCGACTGGTTCAATGCCGTCCACCCGCGTTTCCGGACCCCTTACCGGACCATCCTGGTCTTTTCCGGCATCGGCGTCCTGCAGATTGTCCTTTCTTTCCTGACGCCCAACGCCATGGATACCCTGGGTAATATGTATGCCTTTGGTGCTACCACCGGCTATATCCTGGTCTTTATCGCGTTAATCAAGTTGCGTTTCACCGACCCCTATGCGCCCCGGCCCTATAAAGTGCCCTTAAACATCAAAATCAACTACCGCGGCCGGACGGTGGAGTTCCCCCTTCTGGGGGTTATCGGTACCCTGGGAATAAGCACCATTCTCTTTGAAGTCATCCTGACCCATGCCATCGGCCGTATCGCCGGCCCGGCCTGGATCCTCCTCTGTTTTATTTATTATTTCTATTATCGTCGCAAGCATGGCTTCCCTGTCTTCGGTAATATACCCCGGGATTGGGAAAGCCAGCAACTGAAAGTCCTGGAGGCAGCCGAGGAGTACGACCTCCTGGAGGAGTACAAACAGGCCCTGGCCGAAAGGGACCGCAGGGAGGCTGTCGCCCATGGCAGCTAAAAGAAGCAGCCGGAAGGATTGCCAATCCCTCACCTGGCGTGATTACTACCAGATGGTGACCACCCTGGCCATGCTGTTCCTGGGACCGACCATCTGGGTCCGGGCCCTGGCCCATCCCAGCCCCATGGCCTGGGTAGTCGGCGCCGGTTTCCTGGGCCTCGGGATTTACCGCGCCCTGGCCTTCATCCGTTATTTCACCCGGCGCCACAAGGAGGTCCGCGCATGACGGCGATTCATACCCATCCCCTGGGTATTTTTCTGGCCCTGGTTTTTATCGTCAGTATGGGACGCCTTTTCTGGTGGATGCTGCATGTACCGCCGGCCGTTCCCTATGAAGTCGCCCATGTCACCAGGACTATCCAGGCCGTAAAACGGATCCTGGTTCCGGTGGTAGACAGCGATTATGCCCGCAGGGCCATTGAACTGGCCTGCCGTCTGGGGGCCGAGCAAAAGGCCGAGATTTTCCTGCTGGCTGTCCTGGAGGTCCCCCTGACCTCGCCCCTGGGCATAGCCCTGCCGGAAACAGAGGCTCGCTTAAACGAAGTCCTGAAGAAGGCTGCGGAAATCGTCAGCTATCATAACCTGCCCAGCAGGACCAGGATTATCCGGGCGCGGACAGCCGGTACCGGCATCCTTCAGGCCGCAGCCGAGGAAGAGGTGCAGTTGATCGTTATTGGCGTCCGGCCAAAACGCCAAATCGGTGGCCTGGGAAGCACTTCGGAATGGCTGTTGCGCCGGGCCACCTGCGAATTATTGATTGACCGGCAACCTGCATAGGGGGGTATTATTATGCGTGTTATAATCATCGGCTGCAGCCGGCTGGGGGCCAGCCTGGCCGTCCAGTTGGCTGCTGCCGGCCATGAGGTTAGCATCATTGATGCCAAAAGCGAGGCCCTGGAACGCCTGCCCCACGATTTCCCCGGCCAGGTCTATCAAGGGGTAGGTATTGATCTGGAACTCCTGACCCGAGTGGGGGCGGATAATGCCGATGTTCTCATCGCCGTTACCGATCGGGACAGCGCCAACCTGGTTTCAGCCCAGGTAGCCCGGGAAAAATTTCATATTCCCCGGGTCATTGCCCGGGTCTATGATCCCAAGGCTGCCAGTGCTTACCGGGCCATGGGGTTGGATATCTTCTGTCCGACTACCCTGGGTATTGATTATGTCATGGCTCAACTGGGGGGTGCAAAATAATGTATGTTATAGTAGCCGGTGGTGGTAAGATCGGCTTTAACCTTACCAAAACCCTCCTGGACGGTGGTCAGGAAGTCCTGCTAATCGAGAAGGACCCGCGCAAATCTCGCTGGCTGGAGGACCGCCTGGGCCAGGTAGTTCTCCGGGGCGATGCCACCGAGGTGGCTACCCTGGAAGCAGCCGGGGCCAAACGGGCCGACGTAGTGGCCGCCGTAACCGGTTTTGATGAAGATAATATCATGATCTGCCGGCTCGCCCAGAAGGTCTTCGGGGTCAACCGGGTCATCGGCCGGGTTAATAACCCCCAGAATGAAGACGCTTTTCGCCTGCTGGGCATCAATAATATCATCAACAGCACCCTGCTTATTTATCGCCTGGTATTACAGGAAGTGGATGCTTGCGGCCTTATTCCCCTCCTGACTTTAAAGGGCGGCGAAGTAGAGTTTCTCGAAACCGTCCTGACCCCGGAATCCCCGGCCGCCCATGTGGCCGTCAAGGATCTCGTCCTGCCGGAACAGTGCCTGCTAATGGCTATCCTGCGCCAGGAGGACCTGATCTTCCCCCGTGGCGATGTCGTTTTGTTACCCGGGGACCAGGTCATCGCTGCCGCCAGGGCGGAAGAGGTGGAAGCCCTGCGCGTGGCTCTCCTGGGAAGTGCCTAGAGAGTCCATAAATATTTAAGGGAAGGGGCGTTGGCCTCTTCCCTTTTTAATTCGCCGTAGCGGTCGCGTTCTCCCTACGAACCCCAGCATTCTACTCGACAAAATACTGGTCTAGGCTGGGGCTGGAGACTGGATCCCCAACCCCTAAAAGCCGTAGTTTATTCCCGTTGCCACCATTAGATAAACATGGCGGCCAGGACCAGGGTAATGGTGCTGATAAGCTTTACTAGGACGTGCAGGGATGGCCCGGCAGTGTCTTTAAAGGGATCGCCCACGGTGTCACCGACTACACCGGCTTTATGGGCTTCAGAACCCTTACCGCCGTAATTGCCCAGTTCGATGTACTTCTTGGCATTATCCCAGGCTCCGCCGCCGTTGTTGAGGAACAGGGCCATTATTACCCCGGTGATGGTACCGACCATTAAGAAGGCCGCCGCGGCTTCCGCTTTTAAAACCAGCCCGACTATAATGGGGGTAACGACCGCAATGATGCCGGGAAGGATCATTTCCTTCAGGGCGCCGCGAGTAACAATATCCACACAGGTGCCGTATTCCGGTTTAGCAGTACCCTCCATGATGCCTGGGATCTCCTTGAACTGGCGCCTGACCTCCAGGATGACATACTGGGCGGCATTGCTCACCGCCCTGATGGCGGTGGAACTAAAGAGGAAGACCATCATGGCGGCAATAAAGGCGCCGACAAAGACCTCCGGTTTACCGATATCCACCGGGAAGTTACCCTTGATGTTCAGGGCCAGCTTGACCTCGTCGATGTAGGCCGAGAATAGCAGGAAGGTGGCCAGGGCGGCACTGCCGATGGCATACCCCTTGGTCAGGGCTTTGGTGGTATTGCCCGAGGCGTCCAGGCGATCCGTGCGCTGGCGCACCTCTTCCGGCGCCCCGGACATCTCAACAATACCGCCGGCGTTATCAGTAATGGGGCCGTAGGTATCCATGGCCAGGATGTAGGCTGCCGTGCTGAGCATGCCCATGGTCGCTACCGCCGTACCGTAGAGACCGCCGCCGGGCAGGCCGCTCTGTTGCCCCAGCCAGTAAGCGCCGAGGATGGCCAGGGAGATAAAGACAACCGGCAGGGCTGTGCTTTCAAAACCAACGGCCACACCGGAAATTATATTGGTGGCCGGCCCGGTTAAGGAGGCGCGGGCAATCTCCTTGACCGGCCGGTAACTATAGGAAGTGTAGTACTGGGTGATAAGGACAAAGATAAAACTGAGGACAATACCGATGAGGGCGGCACCGTAGAAGTAAAGGAAATTAACGCCCGGGCCGCTCAGCATGGCATGACTGATGGGGTATAAAAAGATCATCGCCACAATGCTGGTCACGATGTAGCCCCGGTTTAAAGCAGCCATGGGATCCTGGTTTTCCTCGGCATGCACAAAAAACATCCCGATTATGGAGGCAATAATTCCTGCCGCCCGGGCGACCAGGGGGAAGATAATACCATTGATGCCGAAAACCGGGAACAGGGCGATGCCCAGGATCATGGCGCCGATATTTTCGGCCGCTGTCGATTCAAAGAGGTCGGCGCCACGGCCGGCGCAATCGCCGACATTATCACCAACCAGGTCGGCCACCACGGCCGGGTTGCGCGGGTCGTCTTCCGGGATACCAGCTTCCACTTTGCCTACCAGGTCGGCACCGACGTCGGCGGCCTTGGTATAAATACCGCCACCCAGCTGGGCAAAAAGGGCGACAAAACTGGCGCCAAAACCGAAGCCGACAATACTTAAGGGCGCCCGGGTGGGATTGGCTGCGCCGCCAAAGGCGTAAAACAGGATGGTTACGCCCAGGAGGGAGAGGGCCGTAACCGCCAGGCCGGTGACCGCCCCGCCGCGGAAGGCTACGGTCAGGGCACTGTTCATGCTTTTTCGTGCCCCTGCCGCTACCCGGAGGTTAGCGTTTACCGCTACATACATGCCAATATAGCCAGACAGGGCCGAGGCAAAGGCACCAGTAATGAAAGCTATAGCTGTATGGTACTGGCGGGTGAGGAGGGCCAGTAGTACGGCCACGATGATGGCCAGACCGGCAATGGTACGATACTGGCGGTTCAGGAAGGCCATAGCCCCTTCCCGGATAGCGGCGGCAATACTTTGCATCTCTTTAGGTCCAGTGTCTTCTTTAAGAACACTGGAGGTCATATAAATGGCAACAAGCACGCCCAGAATTCCGCCTACTGGAATAATTGGAAACAGCTCCATCTCGCTTATCCCCTCATTTCCTGTGAATTGATCTCTGAGAGTGTCGCGACCGCTGACGTTTGGCGGCTACGGCCGGTAGAAAAATTCAGTATCTACACCCGGCCAGTATATAATTTTACCCCTTTTCCTGGTCTATCAACCCTCTTTACTTATGTATTTCAAGGCCCCGGGGCACCTCGGGGCCTTTTGCACGGCTTCCCGGTTGAACTATTTCTTTAACCAGGACATCATTTCCCGGAGCTGGTTGCCAACCTGCTCGATGAGCTGTTCCCGCTCCTTCTTCCTGTAAGCGCTGAAACTGGGGCGACCGGCCTGGTTTTCCAGGATCCATTCCCGGGCGAAGGTCCCGTCCTGGATCTCCTTGAGGATTTCTTTCATAGTTGTCTTAACATGATCATCAATGATGCGCGGTCCCCGGGTGACATCCCCGTATTCGGCCGTATCGCTGATGGAGTAGCGCATATTCTTGATGCCGCCCTCATAGATCAGGTCAACAATCAGCTTTAGTTCATGCAAGCACTCAAAGTAGGCAATCTCCGGTTGGTAACCGGCGTCTACCAGGGTCTGGAAACCGGCTTTGATCAGAGCAGTGGCGCCGCCACAGAGGACAGCCTGTTCGCCAAAGAGGTCTGTTTCCGTTTCCTCTTTAAAGGTAGTCTCGATAACCCCGGCGCGGGTGGCCCCGATTCCCTTGGCATAAGCCAGGCCAATATCCTTCGCCCGGCCACTGGCGTCCTGGTAAATGGCAATCAGGGCCGGAACTCCCTGACCCTCGACATAGGTCCGGCGTACCAGGTGACCGGGGCCCTTGGGGGCAACCATAATTACATCTACGTCGGCCGGAGGTAAAATCTGGTTAAAGTGGATATTGAATCCGTGAGAAAACATCAAAACTTTGCCACCCCTGAGGTAGGGGGCGATCTCTTCGCGATAAACCCGGGCCTGGGTTTCATCCGGGAGCAGGATCTGGATAATGTCAGCCTCGGCGGCAGCCTCAGCTACCGTCTTAACCTCCAGGCCGGCGGCCTGGGCTGCTTCCCGGGATTTACTCTCCGGGCGCAGGCCGACCACCACGTCCAGGCCGCTGTCCTTTAAATTTTGCGCCTGGGAGTGTCCCTGGCTACCGTAACCCATGACGGCAATCTTTTTGCCCTTCAGGATGCTTAAATCAGCATCCTGATCATAATAAACAACTGCCACTTCGCTCCTGACCGGTAAAAAGATGGTCAGGAATTCACCTCCTGATGATGGTATTAAACCTAGTTATTCGCAACTGATGCGGAAATTCCTGCCTGGTCCACAAAAATCCTACCCTTTTTGTACTAGTATTCGATTCCTTGCCGCGCTTTTATCCCCTTTTCGTAGGGGTGCTTTACCTGGCGCATCTCAGTGACCAGGTCGGCGGCAGCGATAACCCCGGCCGGGGCATTGCGGCCGGTAAGGACGACTTCCACCTGCGGCGGTCGCTCCTGCAGGAAACCCAGAACCTCTTCTTCCTTGAGGAGGCCAAAAAAGAGAGCGTTATTTATCTCGTCCAGGATGAGGATATCTACCGTGCCGCTAAGCATAGCCTCCCTGGCGCAGGCCAGGGCCGCCGCTGCCTGATCGTAATCCTCCGGCCGGGCGCCGCCCCGGTGAATAAAGCCTTTGCGACCGAAGGTTTTAACCTCGATCTCTGGCGCCAGGCGCCGGAAAGAGCGGTGTTCGCCATAGTCGGGGGTCTTCATAAATTGAATGATGAGTACTTTGAGGCCATGGCCCGCTGCCCGCAGGGCCAGGCCAAAGGCTGCTGTGCTCTTACCCTTGGCCTCACCGGTGTAGACCTGGACCAATCCCTGTTCTAAACCCATTACTTTCCCTCCCGAGTCATTTATCTCCATTCTACCATGTTAAGGACCTCCTGGCGAGGTGAACATATCCCCTGCTTCCACCTATATTTCTGGCAAGAGCAGCGGACCCCGTGGTGGGCTCCCGTTGAGACTATTTTAATCCTACCAGGCGGTAGAGGCCTTCAACCTCGGCCGGGGTCAGGTGGCGGTAAGTACCAGGTTTTAAGCCTGCCAGGGTCAGAAAAGCCAGACGGGTACGCCGTAGGTGCAAAACGGGGTGGCCAACCGCCGCCAGCATGCGCCGCACCTCCCGGTTGCGGCCTTCCCTGATAGTAAGCTCCAGCAGGGCTTCGCTTTTCCCGGCCCGGCGTAAATGCACCCGGGCTGGGGCTGTAGGGCCGTCTTCCAGGTTGACACCGCGGCCTAAATGGGCGATAGTATTAGCATCGGGCAGGCCCCGGACCAGGGCCAGGTAGGTTTTGTTCACCCCGTAACGGGGGTGGGTCAGGCGCAGGGTGAGTTCACCATCGTTGGTCAGCAACAATAAACCCTCGGTGGCATAATCCAGGCGGCCGACGGGATATAATCTAGCGGGAATATCCCGCACCAGGTCGGTAACCTTGGGCCGGCCGCGGGGGTCGGCGGCGGTCGTTACATAACCGGCCGGCTTATAGAGCAGGACGTAGTATTTCTTCTCCGTCAATCCTACCGGCCGGCCGTCGACAGCCACCCTGTCCTTCCCGGGCTCTACCTGGACGCCCATGGCTGTTATCACCTGGCCGTTAACCCGCACCCGCCCGGCCCGGATTAGCTCCTCGGCCCGGCGCCGGGAAGCCACCCCGGCCAGGGCCAGGTATTTCTGCAAACGCATTGTTGCCTCCAGCTTTACTTCGCAAGGACTCTCATGCAGGGGTTTGTTACCTACCATTTTAACGGGAGGCCCGAAAATTGTCCAGGAAGTGCTGTTTTTTACTGCTGGCCTTTTTTATGGCCCTGGTTTTTCTCCTATTAGCTGCCGCCATCAAACAACCTGGAATCCAGCACCTGGATGAACAGGCCCTCAAGTGGCTCATGGTTTACCGCAACCCGGCAGCTACTATCTTTTTCAAAGGGATCACCTTTTTTGGCACCTCCATCTTCTTTTTCCCGGCAACCGCCATCCTGGGGATAACCCTAATCCTGGGACGAGATTTCCAGGGTTTCGCCGCCCTGCTCATTACCATGAACGGCGCCTGGGCCCTGATGGAAGGGCTAAAGGCCCTTTACCAGCGGCCCCGCCCCACCCTGGGTCCCCTGGAACAGGTCTCCGGCTTTAGCTTCCCCAGCGGCCATGCCCTGATGGGGACGGTCTTCTTCGGCCTGCTGGCCCTGATGCTACTAAAAAAAATATTCCCCCGCCGGTGGCCTTCAGTCGTCCGGGGTACCATCGTTTTCCTGTTGTTGCTGGGCCTGAGCCGCCTATACCTGGGGGTCCACTATCCTACCGACATCCTGGCCGGCTATGCCGCCGGCCTGGCCGTCCTTTCCCTGTGCCGCCTCTGGTGGCCGTAATATATGGAGGAGGAAAATTTACGATGCCTTCGCTCCAGCTCACCATCAGTCAATATAATTCCCCGGTAGGCGTCCTGACAATCGTCACCAGTCCCTCCGGCATCTGCCGGCTGGCCTTTGCCAGCGAAGATAGCATAGCTACCCGGGCCTACTTGGCAAAGGTATTCCCTGGGTCAACCTTGACCAGCAACCCCGGGAACAACCTCGTCCAGGAAGCCTGCACCCAGCTGGATGCATACTTTGCCGGCCGGCGCCGGGCCTTTGACCTGCTCCTGGATCTCCACGGTACCCCCTTCCAGAAAGCAGTCTGGGCGGCCCTGCAGGGAATCCCCTATGGAACTACCTGTACCTACAGTGATCTGGCCAGAGCCATTGGCCGGCCCCAGGCGGTCCGGGCCACCGGTCAGGCCATCGGCAAAAACCCGGTGGGAATTATTATCCCCTGTCACCGGGTTATCGGCAAAGGCGGCCGGCTGGTGGGTTTCGGCGGCGGCCTGGCAGTCAAGGAACGGCTTCTGGCGTTAGAACATAATAATCACGAGAATCTAACTAAAAAGCAAATGGCAGATAACTACCGCCGCTAGCAGGCTGGAGATATCGGCAATCAGCCCCAGGGCCAGGGCGTAACGGTAGCGCCGTACCCCTACGGAACCAAAGTAAACGGTCAAAACATAGAAAGTTGTGTCGGTAGTCCCCTGCATAACTGAGGCCAGGAGGCCGATAAAGGAATCCGGGCCATAATTGCCAATCAACTCGGCTGCTATCCCTAGGGCACCGCCGCCGGACAGGGGCCGCATGAGCGCCAGGGGCAGGACTTCCCCAGGGATGCCCGCCAGGTGCAGGAAGGGGTTTAAGGCCCGGGCAAAGAGGTCCATGGCCCCGGAGGCCCGGAAAACGCTGATGGCCACCAGCATCCCTACCAGGAAGGGTATGATTTTGATGGCCACCTTAAAGCCGTCCTCGGCCCCGGCAGCGAAGGCTTCATAAACCGGCACCCCGCGCAGGTAGCCATAAAGGGGGATTAAAAAGAGAAGCACAGGAATGGCCCAGCGGGAGACGGTAATGAAAGCATCTGTCATGCCATCACCCCCCGTGCCCGCCATAGACACGGCGGAAGAGGCGATCAAACACCACGGCCATGACCATACTGAAGCCGGTGGCCAGGATCGTGGGAGCGACGATGATGGTCGGATCGGTGGAATTGGCCGCCGCCCGGATGCCGATAATGGTCGCCGGGATCAGGGTTAGGCAGCCGGTATTTAAGCCCAGAAAGGTGCACATGGCGGGGGTGGCTTCATCAGGGCGGGGATTCAGGGTTTGGAGCTCCTGCATGGCTTTAAGACCAAAGGGGGTGGCGGCATTACCCAGGCCCAGGATGTTGGCACTCATATTCATGATAATGGAGCCAATGGCGGGGTGGTCCCGGGGTATCTCGGGAAAAAGGTAGCGGGTAAAGGGGCGCAGAAGGCGCGCCAGGAGGGCCACCAGCCCGGCGTCCTCGGCAATCTTTAACAACCCCAACCACATGGCCATGAGGCCGATTAGCTCAAAGGCCAAGGTGACCGCCGTCTGGGCCGCCTCCAGGGAGGCTTCGGTGACGATCTCGATGTGGCCATTGATACCGGCCACCACGATACCTGCCAGGAGCATTAATAACCAGATGAGATTGACCACCGATTACCCCTCCATAAATTACCTCGCTTAGTAAGATTTATGAAGGGGTTAACCTTAATAGAACCGCAGTCAGGGCAGATTGCTGCAGACCGCTCCTAGCAACCCCAGCGCCCACCACGAAGGCTTGAAAATCTGTTCAGTTCATTCCTCCATCTCCTGGGGACGGAGAACCATTTTGGTCCGCACCGTGGCCGGGGTACCATTGCCGTTACCCTTCTGGGCCTTGCCTCTACCCAGGAGTTCCTGAATCCTCTCCAATACCTGGGGGGCGACATCAATAATCCGGTCGACTACGGCGTTGCCATCAACAGGTAACAGGCGTACCTGCTCCTTACCGACCACGAGAAAGCCAACCGGCTGGACAGAAACGCCGGCGCCGCTACCGCCGCCAAAGGGGAGTCCTTCCTTACTCCCCCCGCCACCCTCGGCGCTATCGGGTTCATACTCTGAGCCGCCGGCAGCGAAACCAGCCGTCACCCGGGATACAGGAACAATTACCTGGCCGTCCGGGGTTTCAATGGGATCCCCTACTACCGTATTGACATCAACCATATCCTTGATGCTTTCCATAGCCGTCTTCATCAGGGCTTCGATGGGATGTTCGGGCATTTTCTTTTGCTCCCCTCGCCTGCCGGATTGTTCCGAGGAGTAACCATAAAGAACGTAAACTAACGCTTATAATATGGCCCAAGCGAAAGGTTAGTATGCAGTTAAAATCCCCCATCAGGGCCGGAGCCGCAAACCGGGGGGTAACCTGCAGTTCTGGTTTTGAAAAATCCAGGCACGACCGGCGGCGGAGATTCTGGTACAGGCAGGCCAGCAAGGACCAGGCGCTGCCATAGACCAGGGCCGTGGTGGCCGGCTCCCCCGTCCCCACGGTCAGGTATACCCGCAGGCGCTGGCAGGTGGTCCGGGCGAAAAAGCGACGCCAGATAAGGTTCAGCCGCCGCAGGAAACCCAGCCACTGGGCCAAACGTCCCCTGGCGATAAAGCCCAGGGCCCGGCCTAGAGCCCCCAGTTCATTTCCAGGATGGCGAACCTCCAGCTCCCCCCCGGCCAGGGTTCCTTCCCCACCGGCCTGGAGCAGGGTTTCCAGGTGGAAAGGGGGCCATTCCGGCAACCAGTTACGAATCGAAGGGTTCTCTACTTCCCACAGGCCCCAGTCGCCGGGGAGGCTGAACTCCAGCCACAGGCTGTCATTATGATCCAGGCGACGGTAAGCCACCTCCAACCGCACCGGTACCAGGAGCAGGATTAGTCCCCCCGCCAGCAGACCGGCCAGCCAGGCCCAGAGCAAGCCATCACCCCCTCGGGGAGAAGTTTGTAAGTATTCTTCCACCGGGGGTGCATTTATACTACCACTACTTCTCTTTATCTCTCCGGGGCGGCGTAACCGGGCCGCCGGGCGTCCCGGTATCCCGGTCACCCTCTTGACCTGCGGCAACCTCTTCCAGGGGCGGCAGCTCCTGGAGGTCCTGCAGGCCGAAAAACTCCAGAAATTTGGGAGTAGTGCCGTACAAAACAGGTCGTCCCGGGGCGTCTTTACGGCCTACCTCCTGGACCAGGCCGCGGCTGAGGAGGGTGTTTAAAACGCCATCTACCTTAACTCCCCGGATATACTCCATTTCCCCCCTGGTTACCGGCTGGCGGTAGGCAATAATGGCCAGGGTTTCCAGGGCCGCCCGGGATAAAGCCGGCAGCTCTGGGCGCAGGAGGGTTTCCACGTAAGGGGCATATTCGGGCCGGGTACACATCTGGTAGCCGCCCGCCACGGGACGGACCTGCAGGCCCCGGCCCTCTTGCTCATAAAGCTCGCGTAACTCTGCCGCCAGCTCGTCGACGTCGGCGGGACTGACGCCCAGGCACGAGGCCAGGGTCGCCGTAGTTAATGGCCCGCCAGCTACAAAAAGCAGGCACTCCAGGGCGGCCCGCAGGTTGTCACTAAATAATAGGGGCAATGGGAATCACCTTGCTGCCTTAAGGGGCAGTAATTGGACCTCAATATTACCGAAATTAACCTTCTGTTCCAGGGCTATCCGTCCCCGGCGAGCCAGTTCCAGCAGGGCCAGGAAGGTCAATGCTACTTCCAGGCGGGTCGGCCGGTCACTCAAGAGGCCTTCCAGGCTGAGGGATTTTTCCTGGTGCAGGCGGCGCCAGATATGACGCACCTGGCCGGCCAGGGTAAAAGCCGGGCGGGGTATGACCCGGGGCTCGTCTACTTCCCTGTTCTGCCCCTTCCTGGCCAGGATGCGACCCAGGGCCCGGGCCAGGTCCAGGGGGGTAACACCCTCCAGGGGGTTAACACCGGCCATGGTCCGGGCCACAGCCTCCTGATCCCTGGGCCGGGTAAAGATCAGGGCCCCGGCGGCGGCCAGTTCACCCAGGTGTTCGGCCGCCCCTTTATAACAGCGGTAAGTCAACAGGCGCTCGGCCAGGGCCCGGGCCGATTCCTCAGTATCCTCCTCTTCCGGCTCGTCCTCAGCCGGGCGTTGCAGCAGCAACCTGGCCTTCAGGGCCAGGAGTTCCGCCCCCAGGACCAGAAACTCGCTGGCCCATTCCAGATCCAGTTCTTCGACCTCGCCCAGATACTCCAGGTACTGGGCCGTAACCTCTGCTACCGGGATGGCCTGGACGTCGATTTCCTGCTTTTCGATCAGGGTGAGGAGGAGGTCCAGGGGGCCCTGAAAGACATCCAGGCGTACGTTACCCAGCATCCGCCCCCTCCCTGAAGGATTTACTCCCCCCGACCTCATGGATCGCCCATGGCCAGCGCTCACACGAAGGCCAGGCCGCTGGCAGTAATAATTAAATTAAGGACCAGGTTGACCAGGGGGCCCAGGATATGACCAATTATCCCGGTAGCTATCAGGAGCAATAAAATCAGGGTACCGTAACTCTCCAGCCGGTAAACAGCCGCTGCTCCTTCCGGGGGCAGGATGCCGGCCAGGACCCGGGAGCCGTCCAGGGGCGGTACGGGAATCAGGTTGAAAACGGCCAGGACCACGTTATAACCCACCAGCAGGTTTAAAAAGGTCTGCAGCCATAAGCCGCCCAGATTCATCCGTAGCAAGATATTCAGGAGCACGGCGGCCAGATAGCCCAGGACCAG
Proteins encoded in this region:
- the scpB gene encoding SMC-Scp complex subunit ScpB; the encoded protein is MPLLFSDNLRAALECLLFVAGGPLTTATLASCLGVSPADVDELAAELRELYEQEGRGLQVRPVAGGYQMCTRPEYAPYVETLLRPELPALSRAALETLAIIAYRQPVTRGEMEYIRGVKVDGVLNTLLSRGLVQEVGRKDAPGRPVLYGTTPKFLEFFGLQDLQELPPLEEVAAGQEGDRDTGTPGGPVTPPRRDKEK
- a CDS encoding DUF2953 domain-containing protein translates to MLWAWLAGLLAGGLILLLVPVRLEVAYRRLDHNDSLWLEFSLPGDWGLWEVENPSIRNWLPEWPPFHLETLLQAGGEGTLAGGELEVRHPGNELGALGRALGFIARGRLAQWLGFLRRLNLIWRRFFARTTCQRLRVYLTVGTGEPATTALVYGSAWSLLACLYQNLRRRSCLDFSKPELQVTPRFAAPALMGDFNCILTFRLGHIISVSLRSLWLLLGTIRQARGAKENARTSHRSPDEDGYGKHQGYG
- a CDS encoding segregation and condensation protein A, with translation MLGNVRLDVFQGPLDLLLTLIEKQEIDVQAIPVAEVTAQYLEYLGEVEELDLEWASEFLVLGAELLALKARLLLQRPAEDEPEEEDTEESARALAERLLTYRCYKGAAEHLGELAAAGALIFTRPRDQEAVARTMAGVNPLEGVTPLDLARALGRILARKGQNREVDEPRVIPRPAFTLAGQVRHIWRRLHQEKSLSLEGLLSDRPTRLEVALTFLALLELARRGRIALEQKVNFGNIEVQLLPLKAAR
- a CDS encoding site-2 protease family protein translates to MHLQNLTQLLLGIPAILIALTFHEYAHGKAAYFLGDPTARNQGRLTLNPLAHLDILGTLLLIVAGFGWAKPVQINPFYFQMDRRKGMMLVGLAGPVMNLVLGYLAAVLLNILLRMNLGGLWLQTFLNLLVGYNVVLAVFNLIPVPPLDGSRVLAGILPPEGAAAVYRLESYGTLILLLLIATGIIGHILGPLVNLVLNLIITASGLAFV